The following coding sequences lie in one Streptomyces xiamenensis genomic window:
- a CDS encoding Crp/Fnr family transcriptional regulator — translation MTASTRLLRVLPPTHRERLMALAQEVSFDQGERIFEEKGRADRFWVLRSGTVTLDMQLSGPRPTPVTSLETGDLLGWSWLFPPYEWDFGAEALSPVRAYEFDGAQVQAVCDDDPDFGYALLRVIAEILAFRVRAARTRLLDLFAPHAGRYGPGVP, via the coding sequence ATGACGGCTTCCACGCGCTTGCTGCGGGTGCTGCCGCCCACGCACCGGGAGCGGCTGATGGCACTGGCGCAGGAGGTGTCCTTCGACCAGGGCGAACGGATCTTCGAGGAGAAGGGGCGCGCAGACCGGTTCTGGGTGCTGCGCTCGGGCACCGTCACCCTGGACATGCAGCTGTCGGGCCCGCGCCCGACCCCGGTGACCTCGCTGGAGACCGGCGATCTGCTGGGCTGGTCGTGGCTGTTTCCGCCGTACGAGTGGGATTTCGGTGCGGAGGCGCTCAGTCCGGTGCGGGCGTACGAGTTCGACGGGGCGCAGGTGCAGGCGGTGTGCGACGACGATCCGGACTTCGGGTACGCGCTGCTGCGGGTGATCGCCGAGATCCTGGCCTTCCGGGTGCGGGCGGCCCGCACCCGGCTGCTGGACCTGTTCGCGCCGCACGCCGGCCGGTACGGGCCGGGCGTTCCCTAG
- a CDS encoding hydantoinase B/oxoprolinase family protein: protein MSGRWEFWVDRGGTFTDVVGRRPDGSLATAKLLSHDPGRYRDAAVAGIRRMLGLAPGEEVPAERISVVKMGTTVATNALLERRGEPTVLLISAGFRDALRIAYQNRPRLFDRRIVLPRALYERVIEVPERVGAHGEIVAALDEHALRARLRRAHAAGYRSAAVVLLHGYRYPQHERAVVRLAREAGFTQVSASHEVSPLIRLVTRGDTTVVDAYLSPVLRRYVARVAGELRGVRLMFMQSSGGLREAGHFRGKDAVLSGPAGGVVGMARSCAEAGHDRVIGFDMGGTSTDVSHYAGEFERVFGTAVAGVRMGAPMMDIHTVAAGGGSLLWFDGTRYRVGPESAGAVPGPACYRRGGPPTVTDANVMLGRVQPGHFPAVFGPGGDQPLDAAVVREEFARLAREISGATGDTRTPERVAAGFLEIAVLGMANAVKKISVQRGHDVTRYALASFGGAGGQHACAVADALGIETVIAPPLAGVLSAYGIGVADATALREHSIETELTPETLGGVREMCRELARRARAELLSDGIPPESVRTVSRLHLRYAGTEADLPVELGELDAMTEEFTAAHRARYGFAMDKPLVVALAVAEAVGAAGPAAPGRPTPARGADEPPPEPVDRVRMYAAGRWYPRAALHRRADLRAGDAVEGPAIIAEPDATTVVDPGWRAESGPRGHLILRRVRDRPRTAAVGTAVDPVRLEIFNNLFMAIAEQMGVRLENTAHSVNIKERLDFSCALFDASGNLIANAPHIPVHLGSMGESIKEVLRRNAGTMRPGDVYAINDPYHGGTHLPDVTVVTPVFGEGGGAGTDGPQLLFLVASRGHHAEIGGITPGSMPAFSRTIDEEGVLFDNWLLVRDGVLREAGTRALLTGARHPSRNPDANLADLRAQIAANEKGIADLRALIDQFGLDVVHAYMGHVQDNAEESVRRVIGALHDGSYRYETDAGAVIRIAVTVDRTNRSAVLDFTGTSAQRPDNTNAPSSVVMAAVLYVFRTLIADEIPLNSGCLKPLEVRIPPGSMLAPAHPAATVAGNVETSQAVTGALYAALGVQAEGSGTMNNLTFGNDHVQYYETIASGSGAGDGFRGADAVQTHMTNSRITDPEVLEWRYPVRVEEFRVREASGGPGLRRGGNGVRRRIRFLEPMTVTVLSGHRRVPPYGMAGGGPGALGRNAVRRADGRTEPLAGADTARVAAGDEVIIDTPGGGGYGPPAPGPRPHPARSGEEDEF from the coding sequence GTGAGCGGACGCTGGGAGTTCTGGGTCGACCGGGGCGGCACCTTCACCGATGTGGTGGGGCGGCGGCCCGACGGTTCGCTGGCGACGGCCAAGCTGCTGTCGCACGATCCCGGGCGGTACCGCGACGCCGCCGTCGCCGGGATCCGGCGGATGCTGGGCCTCGCGCCCGGCGAGGAGGTGCCCGCCGAGCGGATCTCCGTCGTGAAGATGGGCACCACCGTGGCCACGAACGCGCTGCTGGAGCGGCGCGGTGAGCCCACCGTGCTGCTGATCAGCGCCGGCTTCCGGGACGCCCTGCGCATCGCCTACCAGAACCGGCCGCGGCTCTTCGACCGGCGGATCGTGCTGCCGCGGGCGCTGTACGAGCGGGTCATCGAGGTGCCGGAGCGGGTCGGTGCCCACGGGGAGATCGTCGCCGCCCTCGACGAGCACGCCCTGCGCGCCCGCCTGCGCCGGGCCCACGCCGCCGGGTACCGCAGCGCCGCCGTCGTCCTCCTGCACGGTTACCGGTACCCGCAGCACGAGCGGGCCGTCGTCCGGCTCGCCCGGGAGGCGGGGTTCACCCAGGTGTCCGCCTCCCACGAGGTCAGTCCGCTGATCCGGCTCGTCACGCGCGGGGACACGACGGTCGTCGACGCGTATCTCTCCCCCGTGCTGCGCCGGTACGTGGCGCGGGTGGCGGGCGAACTGCGCGGCGTACGGCTGATGTTCATGCAGTCCAGCGGCGGCCTGCGGGAAGCCGGCCACTTCCGCGGCAAGGACGCCGTCCTGTCCGGGCCGGCCGGTGGGGTGGTCGGGATGGCACGCAGTTGCGCCGAGGCCGGCCACGACCGGGTCATCGGCTTCGACATGGGCGGCACCTCCACCGATGTCTCGCACTACGCGGGGGAGTTCGAGCGGGTCTTCGGCACCGCCGTCGCCGGGGTCCGGATGGGCGCGCCGATGATGGACATCCACACCGTGGCGGCCGGTGGCGGCTCGCTCCTGTGGTTCGACGGGACGCGCTACCGCGTCGGCCCCGAGTCGGCGGGCGCGGTGCCGGGCCCGGCCTGCTACCGGCGCGGCGGGCCGCCGACGGTCACCGACGCCAATGTGATGCTGGGACGCGTCCAGCCAGGACACTTCCCCGCCGTGTTCGGTCCGGGCGGGGACCAGCCGCTGGACGCCGCCGTGGTGCGGGAGGAGTTCGCGCGGCTCGCACGGGAGATCTCCGGCGCGACCGGGGACACCCGCACCCCGGAGCGGGTCGCGGCCGGTTTCCTGGAGATCGCGGTGCTCGGCATGGCCAACGCGGTGAAGAAGATCTCCGTGCAGCGCGGTCACGACGTCACCCGGTACGCCCTGGCGAGTTTCGGCGGCGCCGGCGGGCAGCACGCGTGCGCGGTCGCCGACGCGCTGGGCATCGAGACCGTCATCGCCCCGCCGCTGGCCGGAGTGCTCTCCGCGTACGGGATCGGGGTGGCGGACGCCACCGCCCTGCGGGAACACTCCATCGAGACGGAGCTCACCCCCGAAACCCTGGGCGGCGTACGGGAGATGTGCCGGGAACTGGCGCGGCGGGCCCGCGCCGAACTGCTCTCCGACGGCATCCCGCCCGAGTCCGTCCGCACCGTCTCCCGGCTCCATCTGCGCTACGCGGGCACGGAGGCCGACCTGCCCGTCGAGCTCGGCGAACTCGACGCCATGACCGAGGAGTTCACCGCCGCCCACCGGGCCCGCTACGGGTTCGCCATGGACAAACCACTGGTCGTCGCGCTGGCGGTCGCCGAAGCCGTGGGGGCCGCGGGGCCGGCCGCACCGGGGAGGCCGACCCCGGCGCGCGGCGCGGACGAGCCGCCACCGGAACCCGTCGACCGGGTACGGATGTACGCGGCGGGACGCTGGTACCCGCGGGCCGCGCTCCACCGGCGGGCCGATCTGCGGGCCGGGGACGCCGTGGAGGGGCCGGCGATCATCGCCGAGCCGGACGCCACGACCGTCGTCGACCCGGGGTGGCGGGCCGAGTCCGGGCCGCGGGGACATCTGATCCTGCGGCGGGTGCGGGACCGGCCGCGCACCGCCGCCGTGGGCACCGCGGTGGACCCGGTGCGGCTTGAGATCTTCAACAACCTCTTCATGGCGATCGCCGAACAGATGGGCGTGCGGCTGGAGAACACCGCGCACTCCGTCAACATCAAGGAGCGGCTGGACTTTTCCTGCGCCCTGTTCGACGCCTCGGGGAACCTGATCGCCAACGCGCCGCACATCCCGGTGCATCTGGGCTCGATGGGGGAGTCCATCAAGGAGGTACTGCGGCGCAACGCCGGCACGATGCGCCCCGGCGACGTGTACGCGATCAACGATCCGTATCACGGCGGGACCCATCTGCCCGATGTCACGGTCGTCACCCCGGTGTTCGGCGAGGGCGGCGGAGCCGGGACGGACGGGCCGCAGCTGCTCTTCCTCGTCGCCTCCCGCGGGCACCACGCCGAGATCGGCGGCATCACGCCCGGCTCCATGCCCGCCTTCAGCCGCACCATCGACGAGGAGGGCGTGCTCTTCGACAACTGGCTGCTGGTGCGCGACGGCGTCCTGCGCGAGGCCGGGACCCGGGCGCTGCTCACCGGGGCCCGCCACCCCTCCCGGAACCCGGACGCCAATCTCGCCGACCTGCGCGCCCAGATCGCCGCGAACGAGAAAGGCATCGCCGATCTGCGCGCCCTGATCGACCAGTTCGGCCTGGACGTGGTGCACGCCTACATGGGGCACGTCCAGGACAACGCCGAGGAATCGGTGCGCCGCGTCATCGGGGCGCTGCACGACGGCTCGTACCGCTACGAGACCGACGCCGGGGCCGTCATCCGGATCGCGGTCACCGTGGACCGCACGAACCGGTCCGCCGTGCTCGACTTCACGGGCACCTCCGCGCAGCGGCCCGACAACACCAACGCGCCCTCCTCGGTGGTGATGGCGGCGGTGCTGTACGTCTTCCGTACCCTCATCGCGGACGAGATCCCGCTCAACAGCGGGTGCCTCAAGCCGCTGGAGGTACGGATTCCGCCCGGCTCGATGCTGGCGCCCGCCCATCCGGCCGCCACCGTGGCCGGCAACGTCGAGACCTCCCAGGCGGTCACCGGCGCCCTGTACGCCGCGCTCGGGGTCCAGGCCGAGGGGTCGGGCACCATGAACAACCTCACCTTCGGCAATGACCACGTCCAGTACTACGAGACGATCGCCAGCGGGTCCGGCGCCGGGGACGGGTTCCGCGGCGCCGACGCCGTGCAGACCCACATGACCAACTCCCGGATCACCGACCCCGAGGTCCTGGAGTGGCGCTACCCGGTCCGGGTGGAGGAGTTCCGCGTCCGCGAGGCCAGCGGCGGGCCCGGCCTCCGGCGCGGCGGGAACGGGGTGCGGCGGCGGATCCGGTTTCTGGAGCCGATGACGGTCACCGTGCTGTCCGGCCACCGGCGGGTGCCCCCGTACGGCATGGCGGGCGGCGGGCCCGGCGCGCTCGGCCGCAACGCGGTGCGCCGTGCCGACGGCCGTACGGAGCCGCTCGCCGGTGCCGACACCGCGCGGGTCGCGGCCGGGGACGAGGTGATCATCGACACGCCGGGCGGCGGGGGGTACGGGCCACCCGCCCCCGGCCCCCGCCCGCACCCGGCGCGGTCCGGCGAAGAGGACGAGTTCTAG
- a CDS encoding S1 family peptidase, producing the protein MKSTANDGRVGRAPRKLRVWCAAGAVAAGAVVGAPPAQAITGGEQATTTYSFMASLQDTGGEHFCGGTLIAARWILTAEHCVLADPGDAESDLRDPATIQVRVGSNDRTRGGEVRRGERIVAAPADPDSGQDMALLALDAPVAAAPAALPRRAPDTGDPVRTIGWGDHRLPENPGDPWGPRPVKLRQLDSRLIAPERCTGISGEPILPGELCVRALPGEGSTWPQTARAGDSGGPLLTRTHGTWTVVGVVSRGSLDQHGVYGSSHAEREWIRDTVTG; encoded by the coding sequence ATGAAGAGCACAGCGAACGACGGACGGGTGGGGCGGGCGCCCCGGAAGCTGCGGGTGTGGTGCGCGGCCGGCGCGGTGGCGGCCGGGGCAGTGGTGGGCGCCCCACCGGCACAGGCCATCACCGGTGGCGAACAGGCCACCACCACCTACTCCTTCATGGCCTCCCTCCAGGACACGGGCGGCGAACACTTCTGCGGCGGCACGCTCATCGCGGCGCGGTGGATCCTCACCGCCGAGCACTGCGTGCTGGCCGACCCGGGCGACGCCGAGAGCGACCTGCGGGATCCGGCCACGATCCAGGTCCGGGTGGGCAGCAACGACCGCACCCGGGGCGGCGAGGTGCGTCGCGGCGAACGGATCGTCGCCGCCCCGGCGGACCCGGACAGCGGCCAGGACATGGCCCTGCTCGCATTGGACGCCCCGGTCGCGGCCGCGCCCGCCGCCCTGCCCCGCCGGGCCCCGGACACCGGGGACCCCGTGCGCACCATCGGCTGGGGCGACCACCGGCTGCCGGAGAACCCGGGCGACCCGTGGGGACCGCGTCCGGTGAAGCTGCGGCAGCTGGATTCGCGCCTCATCGCCCCCGAACGCTGCACCGGCATCAGCGGCGAACCCATCCTTCCCGGGGAGCTGTGCGTGCGGGCCCTGCCCGGTGAGGGCAGCACGTGGCCGCAGACCGCGCGGGCGGGCGACTCCGGCGGCCCCCTGCTGACGCGGACCCACGGCACCTGGACCGTCGTCGGGGTGGTCTCCCGGGGCAGCCTCGACCAGCACGGCGTCTACGGTTCCAGCCACGCCGAGCGGGAGTGGATCCGGGACACCGTCACCGGGTGA
- a CDS encoding HEAT repeat domain-containing protein, producing MFASPIETDIAPSGTLLGLLQRGRGDGWLHALAAPRPDAVAALNHCVLRDPRPDWQLEHRSLYYARLYRELDAPLDAIGEHLFDPVDALEECEQRTGLALSVLGHLVTAGRQDALALLRRYAVTGANWRWALDELAVREDDAGLRELGPAILARFPGTEAGERALIEAVRDSFEPRPWHLWAEDPARSGQRERLARALEIGDFDRWQRQLRPPTPQPGWSVRAVLDWAREGYEQTPRQWREAAAARCLGAVAGPGDREVLLRAAVEGPSPVVRAAALRHLAERGDPAVFELIQRAAEEPDEELAQAAVTAYARMNDDGALRQARGWLERTDELGRTAAVMLARRGSAPDAPGVLAALRRVVRTRGTDAKELRALVEGSARLAIGPAVPVLRHIYRQTISSQLRGHTARALAVTDPTFASGFAVECLWDCEEETREVAAHHAATADARVLDRLRSLAADPAEQEGVQTAVRGRLAPS from the coding sequence ATGTTCGCCAGTCCCATCGAAACAGACATAGCGCCCAGCGGAACCCTTCTCGGGCTTCTCCAGCGAGGGCGCGGCGACGGATGGCTGCACGCCCTCGCGGCGCCACGGCCGGACGCCGTCGCCGCGCTGAACCACTGCGTGCTCCGCGACCCACGCCCGGACTGGCAACTCGAACACCGGTCGCTCTACTACGCGCGCCTCTACCGCGAGCTGGACGCCCCGCTCGACGCCATCGGCGAGCACCTCTTCGACCCCGTCGACGCCTTGGAGGAGTGCGAGCAGCGCACCGGACTCGCGCTGTCCGTCCTGGGCCACCTGGTGACCGCGGGGCGGCAGGACGCGCTGGCGCTGCTGCGCCGGTACGCGGTGACCGGCGCCAACTGGCGCTGGGCCCTGGACGAGCTGGCGGTGCGCGAGGACGACGCCGGGCTGCGCGAACTGGGCCCCGCGATCCTGGCCCGCTTCCCCGGCACCGAGGCAGGCGAGCGCGCCCTCATCGAAGCCGTCCGTGACTCCTTCGAACCCCGCCCCTGGCACCTGTGGGCCGAGGACCCCGCCCGCTCCGGCCAGCGCGAGCGGCTGGCCAGAGCCCTGGAGATCGGCGATTTCGACCGCTGGCAGCGCCAGCTGCGCCCGCCGACCCCGCAGCCGGGCTGGAGTGTGCGTGCCGTCCTGGACTGGGCCAGGGAAGGGTACGAACAGACCCCGCGCCAGTGGCGGGAGGCCGCCGCGGCTCGCTGTCTCGGCGCGGTGGCGGGCCCCGGCGACCGCGAGGTGCTGCTCCGGGCGGCCGTGGAAGGGCCCAGCCCGGTGGTGCGGGCCGCCGCCCTGCGCCACCTCGCCGAACGCGGCGACCCGGCCGTCTTCGAGCTGATCCAGCGGGCGGCGGAGGAGCCGGACGAGGAGCTGGCCCAGGCGGCGGTCACCGCGTACGCCCGGATGAACGACGACGGCGCGCTGCGCCAGGCGCGCGGCTGGCTGGAGCGGACGGACGAACTGGGCCGCACCGCCGCCGTGATGCTCGCCCGCCGCGGCTCCGCGCCGGACGCGCCGGGCGTGCTGGCCGCGCTGCGCCGGGTGGTGCGCACCAGGGGTACCGACGCCAAGGAACTGCGGGCCCTGGTGGAGGGCTCGGCCCGGCTGGCCATAGGACCGGCGGTGCCGGTGCTGCGGCACATCTACCGGCAGACCATCTCCTCCCAGCTGCGCGGCCACACCGCCCGGGCGCTGGCCGTCACCGACCCGACGTTCGCCTCGGGGTTCGCGGTGGAGTGCCTGTGGGACTGCGAGGAGGAGACCAGGGAGGTCGCCGCCCACCATGCCGCCACGGCGGACGCCCGCGTCCTGGACCGGCTGCGTTCCCTGGCAGCGGACCCGGCCGAGCAGGAGGGCGTCCAGACGGCGGTCAGGGGCCGGCTGGCACCGTCCTGA
- a CDS encoding PP2C family protein-serine/threonine phosphatase, whose amino-acid sequence MLSSPHSESSANDLPAGSDTFDTLDQFDTLMARARRLREDARTLRHAERSPLRRAAWDAATERLDEFGRQLAELRPLPAAAPQLPGAAAHPARAAEEAGTVRLGARIGSAEWSLLTDGAVWSQELFAIFGRSERDGPLTLDQLPSCLVAADQPALSAAMTGCLVDGRAMDCEFRVNRPDGSRRTVRMAGEPVLDEAGGTVAMWAVIRDITGLDEEDREREDEEGRPGEETRQLRRLALAGHRLTVELQEPAESGPAPWLARPASRTVPAQRGPSGSLELAARYLPALDGGAPGGKWYDSLELADGGTVLSLGDLPGRGAVATAGTATALGAIRGIALTGAGPGTVLGHLNELLDLGSHPLLASALCCRYQPGERLLTWAQAGHPAPLLCRAGAGRALARPVGPLLGTLSGAGYEERVERLEPGDVLVLHTDGLFSDSRAAGAPREDHDGNERLLALAGRLAAAGSAGECLRVLVSASQEAGMPREDDACVLVVRIRP is encoded by the coding sequence ATGCTCTCCTCCCCCCATTCGGAATCCTCCGCGAACGATCTGCCAGCAGGGAGCGACACCTTCGACACCCTCGATCAGTTCGACACCCTGATGGCCAGGGCCCGCCGGCTGCGGGAGGACGCGCGGACGCTGCGGCACGCGGAACGCTCGCCGCTGCGCCGGGCGGCCTGGGACGCGGCGACCGAGCGGCTGGACGAGTTCGGCCGGCAGCTGGCGGAGCTGCGGCCGCTACCGGCCGCAGCTCCGCAGCTGCCCGGAGCCGCGGCGCATCCGGCGCGGGCGGCGGAGGAGGCCGGGACGGTACGGCTGGGGGCGCGGATCGGCAGTGCGGAGTGGAGCCTGCTGACGGATGGGGCGGTGTGGTCGCAGGAGCTGTTCGCGATCTTCGGGCGCTCGGAACGGGACGGGCCGCTCACCCTGGACCAGCTGCCGTCCTGCCTGGTGGCCGCGGATCAGCCGGCGCTGTCGGCCGCGATGACCGGCTGTCTGGTGGACGGGCGGGCGATGGACTGCGAGTTCCGCGTCAACCGCCCCGACGGTTCGCGGCGCACGGTGCGGATGGCGGGCGAACCGGTGCTGGACGAGGCGGGTGGCACCGTCGCGATGTGGGCGGTGATCCGTGACATCACCGGGCTCGACGAGGAGGACAGGGAGCGGGAGGACGAGGAGGGGCGGCCGGGGGAAGAGACGCGGCAGCTGCGACGGCTGGCGCTGGCCGGGCACCGGCTGACGGTGGAACTCCAGGAACCGGCGGAGAGCGGTCCCGCGCCCTGGCTGGCGAGACCGGCGTCACGGACCGTGCCGGCGCAGCGCGGACCGTCCGGTTCGCTGGAGCTGGCCGCCCGTTATCTGCCCGCGCTGGACGGCGGGGCGCCGGGCGGGAAGTGGTACGACTCGCTGGAGCTCGCGGACGGCGGCACCGTGCTGAGCCTGGGCGATCTGCCGGGCCGGGGGGCGGTGGCCACGGCGGGTACGGCGACGGCGCTGGGGGCGATCCGCGGGATCGCGCTGACGGGGGCGGGCCCCGGGACGGTGCTGGGGCATCTCAACGAACTGCTCGATCTGGGCAGTCATCCGCTGCTGGCCAGCGCGCTGTGCTGCCGCTACCAGCCGGGCGAACGGCTGCTGACCTGGGCGCAGGCGGGCCATCCGGCGCCGCTGCTGTGCCGGGCGGGCGCGGGGCGGGCGCTGGCGCGGCCGGTGGGCCCGCTGCTGGGCACGCTGTCGGGGGCGGGGTACGAGGAGCGGGTGGAACGGCTGGAGCCCGGGGACGTGCTGGTGCTGCACACCGACGGGCTATTTTCGGACAGCCGGGCCGCCGGGGCGCCGCGGGAGGATCACGACGGGAACGAGCGGCTGCTGGCGCTGGCCGGCCGGCTGGCGGCGGCGGGCAGCGCCGGGGAGTGTCTGCGGGTCCTGGTGTCCGCGTCGCAGGAGGCCGGGATGCCGCGCGAGGACGACGCGTGTGTGCTGGTGGTGCGGATCCGGCCGTGA
- a CDS encoding aminoglycoside phosphotransferase family protein: MYSAPSPVFNRPRPRLADRTGAGAQTAALTAERPVRAGGRAVPPPGGARLDLSGARGARLRAALAAVQEICPEFSAVQVLRERGPSLVIAGMTGRRAAVAKCLLDAPAQPARAERARQEIAAYRSFVRHRPPVRVPKLVAADPHSCTLVTEFIPGRPAAGVRHPLSPPSVADERALLGALVRLGQWQPPPGAFDDAVNYPAQLARYHALGLLTDRDIGDLQALLHGLRGLRDPGQELPRQFCHGEALVSSVVLSPTGPVLVGWDAAGWYLPGYDLATLWACLGDAPLARRRISQTAQTSGPAGRDAFLVNLMLILTREIRICEEAVQRAMRAAPGPATAGGMAYGEEQRLLLRRLHDDWALARRAVRAAVGTR; this comes from the coding sequence ATGTACTCAGCACCCTCACCCGTGTTCAACCGGCCCCGGCCGCGCCTGGCCGACCGGACCGGCGCAGGCGCCCAGACCGCCGCACTCACCGCTGAGCGACCCGTCCGGGCCGGCGGCCGTGCCGTCCCGCCGCCGGGCGGTGCCCGGCTGGACCTCTCGGGTGCGCGTGGGGCCCGGCTGCGTGCGGCGCTGGCCGCGGTGCAGGAGATCTGTCCGGAGTTCAGCGCGGTCCAGGTCCTGCGGGAGCGCGGCCCCTCCCTGGTGATCGCCGGGATGACGGGGCGGCGGGCGGCCGTCGCCAAGTGCCTGCTGGACGCCCCCGCCCAACCGGCGCGGGCCGAACGGGCCCGGCAGGAGATAGCGGCGTACCGCAGCTTCGTACGGCACCGGCCGCCGGTCCGGGTGCCGAAGCTGGTGGCCGCCGATCCGCACAGCTGCACGCTGGTGACGGAGTTCATCCCGGGGCGGCCGGCCGCCGGCGTGCGGCATCCGCTGTCGCCGCCGAGCGTGGCGGACGAGCGGGCACTGCTGGGCGCGCTGGTGCGGCTCGGCCAGTGGCAGCCGCCGCCCGGTGCCTTCGACGACGCCGTCAACTATCCGGCGCAGCTGGCCCGCTACCACGCGCTGGGGCTGCTCACCGATCGCGACATCGGCGATCTGCAGGCGCTGCTGCACGGGCTGCGCGGGCTGCGGGACCCGGGGCAGGAGCTGCCGCGGCAGTTCTGCCACGGCGAGGCGCTGGTGAGCAGTGTGGTGCTGTCGCCGACCGGCCCTGTGCTGGTGGGCTGGGACGCGGCGGGCTGGTACCTGCCGGGGTACGACCTGGCGACGCTGTGGGCGTGTCTGGGGGACGCGCCGCTGGCGCGCCGCCGGATCAGCCAGACGGCGCAGACGTCGGGCCCGGCCGGACGGGACGCCTTCCTGGTGAATCTGATGCTGATCCTCACCCGGGAGATCCGGATCTGTGAGGAGGCGGTGCAGCGGGCGATGCGGGCGGCGCCGGGTCCGGCGACGGCGGGCGGGATGGCGTACGGCGAGGAGCAGCGGCTGTTGCTGCGCCGGCTGCACGACGACTGGGCGCTGGCGCGGCGGGCGGTACGGGCGGCGGTGGGGACGCGCTGA
- a CDS encoding N-acetylmuramoyl-L-alanine amidase has protein sequence MESVHRAGGRASRAALGLAVATALLLPGGALAAAPAPAPPHETSLRQAFGAAAERYEVPEALLLGLGYLHSRWEHHDGAPSVTGGHGPMHLREDGPGWATVKRAAELTGLPAERLRTDRAANAAGGAALLARAQRDLGLPASPDPANWYGAVARYSGADTAQGAAAFADELYTVLAEGQARRTPEGQYLHLPAHPRLSPATAQLALLGLPGAANATADATECPADVTCVWQPAAYEEYPGADGEPDYGNHDKADRPASQRVEYIVIHDVEGYFDSMTELIEDPRYVSWHYTLRSSDGLIAQHVPTSDVAWHAGNWYVNSKSIGIEHEGFLAEPTAWYTEAMYRSSARLVRHLAAAYDIPLDRHHIIGHHNVPPMLPENASAMHNDPGPYWDWAHYFDLLGAPFGSGAEEVADGPLVVIDPPYAGGTGDGFSGVALRSSPDPKAPLLGNSSLDIGDTGARAGAGQTFVLAEQRGEWTAIWYDGRKGWFHNPPDARTAYRADGARVTGLSGTGKGDTVPVYGRAYPEAAAYPQDLPPEKVTPIAEFPADQEYALGLSTSAEFLAARSFDPARHRVIRGEEYHQIQVGHRIGYVRAADVRLLPPS, from the coding sequence GTGGAGTCCGTACACCGCGCCGGCGGCCGCGCGTCCCGCGCCGCCCTTGGCCTCGCCGTCGCGACGGCACTGCTGCTCCCCGGCGGCGCACTCGCCGCGGCACCGGCACCGGCACCGCCGCACGAAACGTCCCTGCGGCAGGCGTTCGGCGCCGCCGCCGAGCGCTACGAGGTGCCCGAGGCGCTCCTGCTCGGCCTCGGCTACCTCCACTCCCGCTGGGAACACCACGACGGCGCCCCCTCGGTCACCGGCGGCCACGGCCCGATGCATCTGCGGGAAGACGGCCCCGGCTGGGCCACCGTGAAGCGCGCCGCCGAACTGACCGGCCTGCCCGCCGAACGGCTGCGCACCGACCGGGCCGCCAACGCCGCCGGCGGGGCCGCGCTCCTCGCCCGCGCCCAGCGCGACCTCGGCCTGCCCGCGAGCCCCGACCCGGCGAACTGGTACGGGGCGGTGGCCCGTTACTCCGGCGCCGACACCGCGCAGGGCGCCGCGGCCTTCGCCGACGAGCTGTACACCGTCCTCGCCGAGGGCCAGGCCCGCCGCACCCCGGAGGGCCAGTACCTGCACCTGCCCGCCCACCCGCGCCTGTCCCCCGCCACCGCCCAACTGGCGCTGCTCGGCCTGCCCGGCGCCGCGAACGCCACGGCGGACGCCACCGAATGCCCCGCCGACGTGACCTGCGTGTGGCAGCCCGCCGCGTACGAGGAGTACCCCGGCGCCGACGGCGAACCCGACTACGGCAACCACGACAAGGCCGACCGGCCCGCCTCACAGCGCGTGGAATACATCGTCATCCACGACGTCGAGGGCTACTTCGACAGCATGACCGAGCTGATCGAGGACCCGCGCTACGTCTCCTGGCACTACACCCTGCGCTCCTCGGACGGCCTGATCGCCCAGCACGTGCCCACCTCGGACGTCGCCTGGCACGCCGGGAACTGGTACGTCAACAGCAAGTCCATCGGCATCGAGCACGAGGGCTTCCTGGCCGAGCCCACCGCCTGGTACACGGAGGCCATGTACCGCTCCTCCGCCCGCCTGGTGCGCCACCTGGCCGCCGCGTACGACATCCCGCTGGACCGGCACCACATCATCGGCCACCACAATGTGCCGCCCATGCTGCCCGAGAACGCCTCCGCCATGCACAACGACCCGGGCCCGTACTGGGACTGGGCGCACTACTTCGACCTGCTCGGGGCGCCCTTCGGATCGGGGGCCGAGGAAGTGGCCGACGGCCCGCTGGTGGTCATCGACCCGCCGTACGCGGGCGGCACGGGCGACGGCTTCTCCGGGGTGGCGCTGCGCTCCTCCCCCGACCCGAAGGCGCCGCTGCTGGGCAACTCCTCGCTGGACATCGGGGACACCGGCGCCCGCGCCGGGGCCGGACAGACCTTCGTGCTCGCCGAGCAGCGCGGTGAGTGGACGGCGATCTGGTACGACGGCCGCAAGGGCTGGTTCCACAACCCGCCGGACGCCCGGACCGCGTACCGCGCCGACGGCGCGCGCGTCACCGGGTTGAGCGGCACCGGCAAGGGGGACACCGTACCGGTGTACGGCCGCGCCTACCCCGAGGCGGCCGCCTATCCGCAGGACCTGCCGCCGGAGAAGGTGACGCCGATCGCGGAGTTCCCGGCGGACCAGGAGTACGCGCTCGGGCTGAGCACATCCGCCGAGTTCCTCGCGGCACGCTCCTTCGACCCGGCGCGGCACCGGGTGATCAGGGGCGAGGAGTACCACCAGATCCAGGTCGGCCACCGGATCGGGTACGTACGGGCGGCCGACGTGCGCCTGCTGCCGCCCTCCTGA